The following DNA comes from Pseudomonas sp. Tri1.
TTGAGTCCACAGCCACAGCGCCAGCGCCGTGGTGCCGACGATCAGCATGCCGTTCATGGTGGTGATGACCACGTCCATGCTGGTCACCACGCGGCCGGCCAACTGGGCTTTTTCGGTCTGTTCCTGAATCGCTTCGCGGGCGTATTGCTGTTCGAAGTTGGTGTGGGCGAACAGCTTCAGGGTGGTGATATTGGTGTAGCCGTCGACGATCCGGCCCATGAGCTTGGAGCGGGCGTCGGACGACACCACCGAGCGCTCCTTGACCCGTGGCACGAAGTAGCAGAGGGCAGCGATGTAAGCGGCGATCCACATCAGCAGCGGGATCATCAGGCGCCAGTCGGCTTCGGCGAACAGCACCAGGGAACTGATGGCGTAGATCAGCACGTGCCAAAGGGCATCCACGGCCTGCACGGCCGAGTCGCGCAGGGAGTTGCCGGTCTGCATGATGCGCTGGGCGATGCGCCCGGCGAAGTCGTTCTGGAAGAAGTTCAGGCTCTGCTTGAGCACGTAGCTGTGATTCTGCCAGCGGATCAGGCTGGTCATGCCGGGGCTCAGGGTCTGGTGCACCAGCAGGTCATGCAGGGCCACGAAAATCGGCCGAAAGACCAGTGCCACCACGGCCATCCAGGCCAGTTCGAGGCCATGGAGCTTGAAGAAGTCGACGTTGGGCGTGCCCTGGGTCAGGTCGATGATGCGGCTCAGGTAGCTGAACAGCGCCACCTCGATCAGCGCGCCGATCAGGCCCACCACCAGCAGCACGGCGAAGCTGGGCCAGACTTGTTTCAGGTAGTACGTGTAGAAGGGCAGGACGCGGTTCGGTGGGGCCGAAGTCGGTGCGTCGCGGAAGATATCGATCAGTTTTTCGAAGCGGCGATAAACCATTTGTAAATGCCCTGGCAGGGGCTCTCCTTATTGCTGTGAGCGGCGCGGGATCACCGCCGCCGCTCAGGCTTGCCGTGTGCCTCTTCAGTCGATGCGCTTGGCCGACTTGATGAACACAGGATCGGCCGGCACGTCTTTCATGCCGCCGCGCTGAGTGGTTGGCGAGTTGACGATGATGTCCACCACGTCCATCCCTTTGACGACCTTGCCGAAGACGGCATAGCCGTCTCCAGTGTCGAGGAAATCGTTGTCCTTGACGTTCACGAAGAACTGACTGGTGGCCGAATCGGGCACGGATGTGCGGGCCATGGACAGGGTGCCGCGGACGTTATGCAAACCGTTTTTCGATTCGTTCTTGATCGGAGCTTTGGTTTCTTTCTGCTGCATTTGCTGAGTAAAACCGCCGCCCTGGATCATGAAGCCCGGGATCACACGGTGGAAAATCGTGTTGTTGTAGAAGCCGCTGTCCACGTACTCCAGGAAGTTCTTGGTGCTGATGGGCGCCTTGACCGGGTCCAGTTCGATTTCGATCTGGCCGTTGGTGGTTTCAAGCAGTACGTGTGGTGCCTTGGTCGGCTGCGCAGCCATCAGGTTGGCGGCAAACAGTACGGTACCGGCGGCGAGGGCGATTTTTTTCAGCATGGGTTCAATGATCCTGAGTGGTGGAATCGGTTGCGGTCAAGAATTCGAGCAGGGTTTGGTTGAAGCGTTCGGGTTGATCCAGCGGGGTAGCGTGCCGGGAATCGGCGATAACCGCCAGCCGTGCATCGGGCAGCAGCTTTACATAGGCTTCTTTCAGCGCCACCGGGGTGTAGTCATGGTCGGCGCAAATGATGAGGGTTGGACAGGCGACTTGCGACAGTCGTTCCTGGACACCCCAGCCCACGATGGCATCGAAGCTGGCGAGATAAGCACGTTTGTCGTTTTTTGCCCAGCGCCGAGCCATTTCCAGGCGTAACTCGGTTTGCTCAGGCTTGGGAAACAATTTCGCGCCCAGGGCCTTGCCGATGGTCTCCAGGCTGAGAATGCGCATCAGGCTCCAGCGCTTGAACCACTGCCAGCAGTCGTCGAGCGTGCGAACTTTGACTTGCGGGGCGCTGTTGACGATGCACAGGCTCTTGACCCGTTGGGGTTCGTCCACCGCCAACTGAAAAGCGATCATGCCGCCCATGGACCAGCCCACCAGGTGCACAGGACCTAGGCCCAGATGTTCGATCAGGGCGATCAGGTCGGCGCTGAAGCCTTCGATGCTGTAGCGCTCCCGCGGCTTGTCAGAGCGACCGTGGCCGCGCACATCCACCACGATCAAGTGGTAATGGGCGGACAACACCGGGATCTGCTTTTCCCAGTCCCGGGTGCTGGAGCCCAAGCCATGGACCAGCAGCAAGGGTGCGCCGTGGCCGTATTCCTCGTAGTGCAGGTTGCAACCTTCATGTTCGAAATAGGCCATCGGCGAAGTCCTTGTCAGGCTTGTTCAGGGGCGGCGAACGGCGCATCCAGCGGCGCGGTGTCGAAGGTGCGCAGCAATTCGATAAGGATTTGCGTGGCCGGGCCCAGGGGTTTTTCCTTGTTCGAATACAAATAGAAGCTCGGGTTGCGGCTGCCGCCCTGATCCAAGGGTAGCCGTTTAAGCGTGCCTTCCTTGAGTTCCCGCTCGATCATGTGCCGGGGCAGCCAGGCGAAGCCCAGGCCGCTGCCAACGAACGTCGCGGCGGTGGCCAGGCTGCCGACGGTCCAGCGTTGTTCGGCACCGAGCCAACCAACGTCGCGCGGTTGCTGGCGTCCGGAGTCGCGGATCACCACTTGCAACTGGCTCTCCAGATCCTGGAAAGTCAGCTCGCGGTTGAGGCGATGCAAGGCGTGTTCGGGATGGGCCACCGCGACGAACTCCACGTCGCTCAATTCCGCCCCCAGATAGCCGGGAATGCTGAAGCCGCTGATGGCCAGATCGGCTACGCCTTCGAGCAACACTTCCTCAACGCCCGACAACACTTCTTCGCGCAACCGTACCCGACAGCCGCGGCTCTGCGGCATAAACGCCGTCAGGGCCCGAACGAGGCGGGCGGTGGGGTAGGCGGCGTCGACCACCAGGCGCACTTCCGCTTCCCAGCCTTGCTCCATGTGATGGGCCAGGTCTTCCAGCTGGCTGGCCTGTTTCACCAGTTGCCGGGAGCGGCGCAGCAGCACGCCGCCGGCCTCGGTCAACACGGCCTTGCGCCCGTCGATCCGCAGTAACGGTACGCCGAGCTGATCCTGCATGCGGGCCACGGTATAACTCACCGACGACTGGGAGCGGTGCAGCACCTCGGCGGCCTGGGCGAAGCCGCCGTGATCCACCACGGCCTGCAATGTTCGCCATTGATCAAGGGTCACGCGGGGCGCTTTCATATTGAGCTCCTCTTGTCCTAAGCTGGCGGTCCCTTGGTGGAGACTGCCGAATGAAGAAAATCTGTTGTGCGGTGCTGGCCCTGTTGCCGCTGACTGCGTTTGCCTATCCGATTGATGTGGAAAAACACCTCAACGGCCTGAGCATCGACTACAACGCCTATGACACCGATGCCGACATCGGTTCCATCCAGGTCAATAACTACGGCAGCACTGACGCGGCCTGTACCGTGGTCTTCAGCAATGGCCCCGAAGCACCGCGCACCCGCAAGATCGAAGTGGCCGCCGGTAAGTTCAAGAACGCCACGGCCAAGTTCAACCGCAACATCATCAAGCTGCGCATCAAGCTGACCTGTCAGCCGAAATAGCCCGGCAGCGGGGCAGGCAACGCGTTGCTTGCTCCGCTTATAAACGAAATTATCGATGCTTTACAGCAATTATTTGCGCTTTTTCATCGATATGCTCGCGTTTAACCTTCACTCCATCGACTGACAACATTCCCAGATGGAGCCTACAAGCCATGTCCCGCGTTCTGATCATCGAAAGCAGTGCCCGCCAGCAAGACTCGGTTTCCCGTCAACTCACCCAGACTTTCATCAGCCAGTGGAAAGCTGCGCACCCGGCCGACGAAATCAGCGTTCGCGACCTGGCGATCAATCCGGTGCCCCATCTGGATGCCAGTTTGCTGGGTGGCTGGATGAAGCCTACCGAGCAGCGCAACGAGGTTGAAAATGCCTCGCTGGAACGCTCCAACCAGTTGACCGATGAATTGCTGGCCGCCGACGTCCTGGTGATGGCAGCACCGATGTACAACTTCGCCATCCCCAGCACCTTGAAAGCCTGGCTCGACCACGTGCTGCGTGCCGGCGTGACCTTCAAGTACACCCCCACCGGCCCTCAAGGCCTGCTGGCCGGCAAGCGCGCCTTTGTGCTGACCGCCCGCGGCGGCATCCATGCCGGTGGCAGCACCGACCACCAGGAACCTTACCTGCGCCAAGTCATGGGCTTCATCGGTATTCACGATGTGACCTTCATCCATGCCGAAGGCATGAACCTGGGCGGCGACTTCCAGGAGAAAGGGTTGAATCAGGCCAACGCCAAACTGTCCCAGGTCGCCTGATCCGTTAATCCTCGGATAATCGCCAGGTGGTCTATTGACCTGGCGCTTCCCTTCAAACCGTTTTGCGCATCGAACCTCCCTTTGCACTTGTTGCTCCTGAGTGCAGTAGCCCGATTGAACGCTTTAGCGAGATCGGGCTTTTTTTTTGGGAAATAGAATAACGCTGCCTTAGACTGAGCGGCCTCCTAAGTCCAGAGGGCAGGAAAAATGTGCGGGTCGCAGACTCACTTGGATTTGGCCAAGTCTCGCGGCGCCTGCTGTGGTAATTTATGCGCGCAATTGCAGTAGGGAGGCTGTGATATGTTCAAAGTCAAACGCAAGACCTGGGCTTTATTCCTGGTCTACCTCATCGGGGCCGGTGGCTACATCTACTACCTCTATGTCGAGACGCAAAGCGTCCTTACTGACAATATTAATAACAAGTTGCTGCATGCCGCGCTGGGCGCTTCGGCTATTCTCGGCGACCGTTACCACGACAACCTGGTCGATAAACAATCCAAATCGCCAGAGCAAGATTGGGACACCATTCAACGGCTCTCCAGCTTCAACGAGTCCATGGGCACCGCGTTTGTCTATAGCGTGATCAAACGGGGCGCAGAAGCGTATCTCGTCAGTTCCAGCGCATCGCAGAAAGAAATTCAAGAGAAGAATTTCGTGCGCTTTTTCGATCCTTATCCCGATGCCAGCCAGGCTTTACTCGACAGTTTTGAGCGCACCAAGCCAACCTGGATCGACTATTCGGATCATTGGGGTGATTTTCGCGCAGTCTTTGTCCCACTAAAATCGCACGACGGTACGGTGTATGTTGTCGGCGCGGAAATTACTTTGGCGGACTACTACCAACAACTTAATCATGACTCTCTGTACCATATCATCCTTGCCATCCTGGTCTTTCTCGCTTTCATCCTTTTACGCATGCGTGCTCATCTCCAGCAACTGCGAGTCAACGAACACGTATTGAATCAGGCAAAAAATGCCGCCGAAGACGCTGATCGTTCAAAAACCAGATTCCTGGCCACCATGAGTCATGAAATCCGCACCCCCATGTACGGTGTCATTGGCGCCACCGAGTTGCTGGCCCGCTCCGCGCTGGATCCCGAACAACGTCGCCTTCTCACAACGATTCATTCCAGTGGCCGGACCCTGCTGTCTCTTATTGATAACATCCTCGATCTGGCAAAAATCGAAGCGGGCAAACTTGAATTGAAACCGCGTGTTTTCGAAGTGAGAGTTCTGGTTTCATCCTGCATGGAAATGATCCGGCAAAGTATTCAGGACAAACCCATCGTCCTGGACGCCCAGTTCTCCCCGGACGTACCGCCTTTGGTCAAAACCGATATTGATTGCCTTCGCCAGATATTGATCAACTTGCTGGGCAACGCGGTCAAATTTACCGAAGCCGGAAAAGTATCCCTCCTGGTCACCACCAGCGGTCACGGTCCTCAAGCGCGCCTCGACTTCGCCATACGCGATACTGGCATCGGTATCCCCATGGAGCGGCAAGACAACCTGTTCAAGCCTTTCGCCCAGTTCAAAGGGGCGGCTAGCCAACGCTTCACTGGGAGTGGGCTGGGTCTTTCTATCTGTAAGAACCTGCTTGAGGCGCAGCAGGGGACTTTATCTTTCACCAGCGAGCCTGGTGTTGGCTCGACATTCTCCTTTTCTCTCCCCCTGGCGCTTTTTTCCGTCTCGGAAATACCCCTCAGGGATGATCATGCAACGGTTGGCTTCGACTCGTCGTTTGCCGAGGATTATCCGCTCGATATCCTGCTGGTGGAGAACCATCCGGTGAGCCAGAAAGTGGCGATGGCGATGCTACAAGAGTTGGGTTATGCCCCCGACCTTGCGTCTGATGGCCTGGAAGCGGTCAATCGTTGCATGACGTCGATGCCAGAGATCATTTTGATGGATATCAACATGCCCGTCATGGATGGAATGGAGGCCGTGCGCAAAATCCGTGAATTACCACGGGGCGATACTTGCTACATCGTTGCTTTCACCGCGAGCGCCTTTTCGAGCGAGATAGAGCGTTTCAGGGCCGCCGGTGCCGATGACATCTTAACCAAACCGGCAAACTTCCAGGCTTTGACCCGAGTACTCCAGCGCGCCGCCAACTACCGGCAACTGCGCCAGGCCAGCCCTTCGATCGTGGATGAAATTCCAAGTTAATGGGATATCCGTGGGAGCGAGCTTGCCCGCGATTGCGGTATGTGAGCCGCCATCTCTTATCGACTTGTCGCACCGCCATCGCGGGTAAGCTCGCTCCCCCCGTTCAAAACCGCTATCTTCGCCGCCATTCGAGATGAGGGGCGTATGGGCTATCTACTTTTTGTGACGCTGATCCAGGCGTTTTCCTTCAGCCTGATCGGCGAATACCTGGCCGGGCATGTGGACAGTTATTTCGCGGTGCTGGTGCGGGTTGTGCTGGCGGGGCTGGTGTTCATTCCGCTGACGCGCTGGCGCCAGGTGGAGCCATCGTTCATGCGCGGCATGCTGTTGATCGGCGCCTTGCAGTTTGGCGTGACCTACGTCTGCCTGTACTTGAGCTTCCGGGTGCTGACTGTGCCCGAGGTGTTGCTCTTCACCATCCTCACGCCACTGCACGTGACCTTGATCGAAGACACGCTGAACCGTCGCTTCAACCCCTGGGCACTGATCGCGGCACTGGTGGCCGTGGCTGGCGCGGCGGTGATTCGCTATGACCGGATCAACCCGGATTTCTTCATGGGCTTTTTGCTGCTGCAACTGGCCAACTTCACCTACGCGGCCGGGCAGGTGCTATACAAACACCTGGTGGCTCGTCACCCGAGCGACCTGCCGCACTATCGACGGTTCGGCTACTTCTACCTCGGCGCGCTGGCGGTGGCGTTGCCGGCCTTCCTGCTGTTCGGCAAGGCAGACTTCTGGCCCGAAGCCCCGCTGCAATGGGGCGTGCTGGTGTTCCTTGGCCTGGTCTCTACTGCGCTGGGACTGTATTGGTGGAACAAAGGCGCCTGCCTGGTCAGCGGCGGGACGCTGGCAGTGATGAACAACCTGCACGTGCCGGTGGGGCTGCTGTTGAACCTGCTGATCTGGAACCAGCACGAGGAGTTGGGGCGGTTGCTGCTGGGCGGGTCGGTGATAGTGGCGGCGGTGTGGATCAGTCGGTTGGGTATACGGCAACTCCATACTGCACACTGACCCCTGTGGGAGCGAGCTTGCTCGCGATAGCGGTGTGTCAGAAACATAGAGGCTGACTGATTCGCCGCTATCGCGAGCAAGCTCGCTCCCACAGGGGGTCTGTGGTGGACTCAAACCACCTGCTTCTGCGGATCTGGCAGGTGGCTCGCCCCCAGCACCGCCGGCAGCAACCCCGAGCGCAGATCCATGCCGCTGGGCTGCTGGTACAGGTTCAACCCGAATTCCGGCATCACCGCCAGCAGGTAATCGAAAATATCCCCTTGGATACGCTCGTAGTCGGTCCACGCCGTCGTGCGGGTGAAGCAGTAGATTTCCAGCGGGATGCCTTGGGCCGTGGTCTGCAGCTGACGGACCATGCACGTCATGTTCGGCTGGATCTCCGGGTGGCTTTTCAAATAGGCCAGGGCGTAGGCACGGAAGGTGCCGAGGTTGGTCATGCGCCGACGGTTGGCCGACATCGCCGCGACGTTGCCCTGGGCTTCGTTCCAGGCCTTGAGCTCGGCCTGTTTACGGCCGATGTAGTCGGTCAGCAGGCGCACCTGGGTCAGGCGCTGTTCTTCCTCGTCGTGCAGAAAGCGCACGCCGCTGGCGTCGATGAACAGGCTGCGCTTGATCCGTCGCCCACCGGATTGCTGCATGCCGCGCCAGTTCTTGAACGACTCGGACATCAGGCGCCAGGTCGGGATCGAGACGATGGTCTTGTCGAAATTCTGTACCTTGACCGTGTGCAGCGTGATATCCACCACGTCTCCATCGGCGCCGACCTGGGGCATCTCGATCCAATCGCCGACCCGCAACATGTCGTTGCTGGTCAGTTGGACGCTGGCGACGAACGACAGCAGCGTGTCCTTGTAGACCAACAGGATTACTGCCGACATCGCACCCAGGCCCGACAGCAGCAACAGTGGCGAGCGGTCGATCAGGGTGGCAACGATGATGATCGCGCCAAATACATACAGCACCATCTTCGTCAGTTGCACGTAGCCTTTGATCGAGCGGGTACGTGCATGCTCGGTGCGAGCGTAGACGTCCAGCAGGGCGCTGAGCAGGGCACTGAGGGCCAGCACCATGAACAAAATGGTGAAAGCCAGGGCGACATTGCCCAGGAAAATCAGGCTGGTCTTGCTCAGTTCCGGCACCAGGTGCAGGCCGAACTGGATGATCAGTGACGGCGTCATCTGGGCCAGGCGATGGAAGACTTTGTTCTGGCGCAGGTCGTTGATCCAATGCAGGGCCGGTTGGCGACCCAGCAATTTGGCGGCGTGCAAAATCAGGTAGCGCGCCACGCGGCCAAGCACCAGGGCAATAACCAGCAGCAACATCAGGGCGAGGCTGGAATGCAGGAGCGGGTGCCGGTCAAGGGCACCCCAGAGGTCTTGGAGGTTGACCCAGAGTTGTTTGATGTCCATGGACGAAACGGTTCTTCTATAGAGACGCGATGGGGCGATTAGAGCATTTAAGACTGTCCAAGTGACCGTTGAAGGGCTATTGGCGGCAAAAAAAAGCCACTGATTGTCGGCGTTTGTATAAAGAAACTCGGCCTTCGCGCTCGAAACCGTTACCCTATGCAGCTGTTTTTTTGCATTTCTTCGAGGTAGCACCCGTGTTTTCCCAATTCGCCCTGCACGAACGCCTGCTCAAAGCCGTGGCCGAGCTTAAATTTGTCGAGCCAACGCCGGTGCAGGCAGCGGCTATTCCGCTCGCGCTCCAGGGGCGTGACCTGCGGGTGACGGCGCAGACCGGCAGCGGCAAGACCGCTGCGTTCGTGTTGCCGATCCTCAACCGCCTGATCGGCCCGGCCAAGGTTCGCGTCAGCATCAAGACCCTGATCCTGCTGCCGACCCGTGAACTGGCCCAGCAGACCTTGAAGGAAGTGGAGCGTTTCTCGCAGTTCACCTTCATCAAGTCCGGCCTGATCACCGGTGGCGAAGACTTCAAGGTCCAGGCCGCCATGCTGCGCAAAGTGCCAGACATTCTGATCGGTACGCCGGGGCGGATGATCGAGCAATTGAACGCCGGCAACCTCGACCTGAAGGAAGTCGAAGTGCTGGTGCTCGATGAAGCCGACCGCATGCTGGACATGGGTTTTGCCGAAGACGTCCAGCGCCTGGTGGACGAATGCACCAACCGCCAGCAAACCATGCTGTTCTCCGCCACCACCGGCGGTTCGGGCCTGCGGGAAATGATCGCCAAGGTGCTGAACAACCCCGAGCACTTGCAGCTCAACGCGGTCAGCCAACTGAACGCCACCACTCGCCAGCAGATCATCACCGCCGACCACAACCAGCACAAAGAACAGATCGTGAACTGGTTGCTGGCCAACGAGACCTACCAGAAAGCCATCGTCTTCACCAACACCCGGGCCATGGCCGACCGTATCTATGGGCGTCTTGTCGCCCAGGAATACAAGGCGTTCGTGCTGCATGGCGATAAAGACCAGAAAGACCGCAAGCTGGCCATCGACCGCCTCAAGCAGGGCGGCGTGAAAATCCTCGTGGCCACCGACGTCGCCGCCCGCGGCCTGGACGTGGACGGCCTGGACCTGGTCATCAACTTTGACATGCCCCGCAGCGGCGACGAATACGTGCACCGCATCGGTCGTACCGGCCGCGCCGGTAACGACGGCTTGGCGATCTCGCTGATCTGCCACGGCGACTGGAACCTGATGTCGAGCATCGAGCGCTACCTCAAGCAGAGCTTCGAGCGCCGCACCATCAAGGAAGTCAAAGGCACCTACGGCGGACCGAAAAAGGTCAAGGCCTCGGGCAAGGCCGTCGGTGTGAAGAAGAAAAAAGTCGACGCCAAGGGCGACAAAAAGAAAACCGGCGCCAAGGCTCCAACCAAACGCAAAATCGCCAACCGCCCGAAGACCGACGCCCTGTCGCTGGTCAGCAAGGACGGCATGGCCCCGCTCAAGCGCCGCAAGCCAGAGGCGCCTGCGGCTGAGTGAGTTGGCGCTAGCGCTTGATAAAAAACCGGACCTTGGGTCCGGTTTTTTTATGGGTGAAACTCAAGCTTCAGTTCGACGCAGAACCCTGTGGTGAGGGGATAAATCCCCTCACCACAAAAGCTGGCTACGTTCGAAAACCCGGGGAGTCACCCAGCTTTCTTTTCTGCGTTCTTCAATTCTTCCAGACGCTTATCAATCAACTGGCACTTGTCCGGCAAGTCTTTGCTGGCGGTTTTCAGGTCCATGTTCTGCAACTCGTCGTTGATCTCCTTGGCCTTGGCCGGGTTCTGCTCGGTGAGTTTGCTCACTTCCTGGGCCAGTAGCTCTCGCTTGGCGGTGGCTTCCTCGGGGGTGCAGGCCCAGGCGGGCAGGGCGCAGGTAAGGGTGGCGGCCAGGGTGAGTTTCAAGAGGGTTTTCATGGCAGGGCCTCATATTCCTTGTTGGGCAGGTAATGGGTTGAGGCCGTTGTTGGGTGGAAAGTTCATTAGCCGCCATGTTGGCTGCCGCTTGGCAGGTTTCCCATTACTGCGTAGGCCCAACCATGAACGGGTGTCTTTTTTCAGAACTTTCCTAGCCGATATTAAACCGTCGTCTACCATGGAGAAAGGCGACTGGTAGCCCTATGCCTGCAACGCTGGGTCGCTCCTTCATACAGGATGTAAGTGCTTTATTAGCTAGGAGGCTAACAATATGTCTGTCGCAATGCAGTCAATGACTTCCAGATCATCCAGTCAATGGAACAACTATGCCTGTCAGGACGTATCCACGGCCTGTGGTAGCCGTTAATTCAAAGGAATGAAACCTATGAATCTTAGAACGATATTCAGTTCACTGATGTTGTGTCTGTGTGGTTTATTTGCGCTCTCATCAGCCTATGCGGAGAGTTTGATCATCGCCACACCCCAACAAGGTGTGGGAATAAAAGTCGATCTCTTTGACAACCCCGGCGCCTCAAACGGTATACCTTCCTCGACGGGCCAGGTTGGGTTCGGCCTCCCAGCGGGATTTATACCCGCGGTGCAGTCGTTCAAGGGGAAAATCTATATGTTCTGGTCCAATAATTATGAATCAGAGTATATCTATTCTTCCCATTCGACAGATGGGAAAAACTGGTCCTCTGCTAAACCTATCCCAGTGAATGGCTACAGGTGGGGGGGTGATATTTCAGTGACTGTATTTAAGCAGAAGCTGGTGCTGACCTTTGCCGATTCCCATCAGCGCCTGCAGACCACCAGCTCTGTAGATGGCGTCAGTTGGACCGATATTCAAACTATCAATACCAGTCCTATGGCCGGCGTTAACAGCCCAGTTATATATAACGGTCAATTATTCATTTTTTATCACAAGGGCGACGGTAATGCTAAAGCTGTTTATTACGTCACTTCGAATGATGGTCTTCTGTTCAGCCGGGAGACTCCAGCGTTCCAGGAAAGCGCAGCCACACCTCTGACCAAAGTGGTACCTGTCGTCTATAAGGGTAAAATATGGGTCTATTACACGCTGGAAAATCGCCTCATGTACGCACGCACCTACGACCGTGGCGGCCAATGGGGAGAGAGGCAAGAACTGAAAGGCATAAGCAGTAAACTTTTCCTGAACAGTGCAACGATGATCAACGATCGTGTGTTTGTCAGCAACTATACAAAAACTTTTTACTCAAGCGATGGGCTTAACTGGAGTCCGTATTTCGCCGCGAGTGGGCCTGATAACTTTTCCTCGGTAGTGGGCGTTTCCTACGGCATTACCGAAAACGATCTAACCGTACGCAACCCGCAACTACCGTCGGACCTGGCCACAGGCCTCAGCCATACCGACTATGCCACTTTCGCCTGGCGGAGCTTTTTCGCACTGAACAATACGGCCAAGGCACCGTTGCCGGCCAACCGTGGCGTCGGTAACCCTGCCAGCAGCTTTGCGGATTCGGGCAAGGTGCCACAATCTCCAAGCCCCTTGTTGTGGCAAACCTTCGCCCACCGCACCGAGTTGTTTCCAGCGGGACCAGAAAAAAACACCGCAGGTGGTCCGACGCGCCCGTTTGGTTCTGACCCGCAATACAGCTATATCAAATTTCCCAAGGGTATTCGTTTGGCGCCAGGCGCCACCTTTAACCATTACAACAACCTGGATGAAGCAACCCAAATAGGACAAAACGCTATTTTCTTCCCGGTCAATCCGCCAAATGTGGCGAAGAAAGGGAGCGATTATGCCCCTTCAAACGACAGCCAGATCCTGTTCGAGGCCAAGGCGAACCCCGTTGT
Coding sequences within:
- a CDS encoding peptidylprolyl isomerase — translated: MLKKIALAAGTVLFAANLMAAQPTKAPHVLLETTNGQIEIELDPVKAPISTKNFLEYVDSGFYNNTIFHRVIPGFMIQGGGFTQQMQQKETKAPIKNESKNGLHNVRGTLSMARTSVPDSATSQFFVNVKDNDFLDTGDGYAVFGKVVKGMDVVDIIVNSPTTQRGGMKDVPADPVFIKSAKRID
- a CDS encoding alpha/beta hydrolase — translated: MAYFEHEGCNLHYEEYGHGAPLLLVHGLGSSTRDWEKQIPVLSAHYHLIVVDVRGHGRSDKPRERYSIEGFSADLIALIEHLGLGPVHLVGWSMGGMIAFQLAVDEPQRVKSLCIVNSAPQVKVRTLDDCWQWFKRWSLMRILSLETIGKALGAKLFPKPEQTELRLEMARRWAKNDKRAYLASFDAIVGWGVQERLSQVACPTLIICADHDYTPVALKEAYVKLLPDARLAVIADSRHATPLDQPERFNQTLLEFLTATDSTTQDH
- a CDS encoding LysR family transcriptional regulator, with translation MKAPRVTLDQWRTLQAVVDHGGFAQAAEVLHRSQSSVSYTVARMQDQLGVPLLRIDGRKAVLTEAGGVLLRRSRQLVKQASQLEDLAHHMEQGWEAEVRLVVDAAYPTARLVRALTAFMPQSRGCRVRLREEVLSGVEEVLLEGVADLAISGFSIPGYLGAELSDVEFVAVAHPEHALHRLNRELTFQDLESQLQVVIRDSGRQQPRDVGWLGAEQRWTVGSLATAATFVGSGLGFAWLPRHMIERELKEGTLKRLPLDQGGSRNPSFYLYSNKEKPLGPATQILIELLRTFDTAPLDAPFAAPEQA
- a CDS encoding 3-phosphoglycerate kinase, translating into MKKICCAVLALLPLTAFAYPIDVEKHLNGLSIDYNAYDTDADIGSIQVNNYGSTDAACTVVFSNGPEAPRTRKIEVAAGKFKNATAKFNRNIIKLRIKLTCQPK
- a CDS encoding FMN-dependent NADH-azoreductase, whose amino-acid sequence is MSRVLIIESSARQQDSVSRQLTQTFISQWKAAHPADEISVRDLAINPVPHLDASLLGGWMKPTEQRNEVENASLERSNQLTDELLAADVLVMAAPMYNFAIPSTLKAWLDHVLRAGVTFKYTPTGPQGLLAGKRAFVLTARGGIHAGGSTDHQEPYLRQVMGFIGIHDVTFIHAEGMNLGGDFQEKGLNQANAKLSQVA
- a CDS encoding ATP-binding protein gives rise to the protein MFKVKRKTWALFLVYLIGAGGYIYYLYVETQSVLTDNINNKLLHAALGASAILGDRYHDNLVDKQSKSPEQDWDTIQRLSSFNESMGTAFVYSVIKRGAEAYLVSSSASQKEIQEKNFVRFFDPYPDASQALLDSFERTKPTWIDYSDHWGDFRAVFVPLKSHDGTVYVVGAEITLADYYQQLNHDSLYHIILAILVFLAFILLRMRAHLQQLRVNEHVLNQAKNAAEDADRSKTRFLATMSHEIRTPMYGVIGATELLARSALDPEQRRLLTTIHSSGRTLLSLIDNILDLAKIEAGKLELKPRVFEVRVLVSSCMEMIRQSIQDKPIVLDAQFSPDVPPLVKTDIDCLRQILINLLGNAVKFTEAGKVSLLVTTSGHGPQARLDFAIRDTGIGIPMERQDNLFKPFAQFKGAASQRFTGSGLGLSICKNLLEAQQGTLSFTSEPGVGSTFSFSLPLALFSVSEIPLRDDHATVGFDSSFAEDYPLDILLVENHPVSQKVAMAMLQELGYAPDLASDGLEAVNRCMTSMPEIILMDINMPVMDGMEAVRKIRELPRGDTCYIVAFTASAFSSEIERFRAAGADDILTKPANFQALTRVLQRAANYRQLRQASPSIVDEIPS
- a CDS encoding carboxylate/amino acid/amine transporter, encoding MGYLLFVTLIQAFSFSLIGEYLAGHVDSYFAVLVRVVLAGLVFIPLTRWRQVEPSFMRGMLLIGALQFGVTYVCLYLSFRVLTVPEVLLFTILTPLHVTLIEDTLNRRFNPWALIAALVAVAGAAVIRYDRINPDFFMGFLLLQLANFTYAAGQVLYKHLVARHPSDLPHYRRFGYFYLGALAVALPAFLLFGKADFWPEAPLQWGVLVFLGLVSTALGLYWWNKGACLVSGGTLAVMNNLHVPVGLLLNLLIWNQHEELGRLLLGGSVIVAAVWISRLGIRQLHTAH
- a CDS encoding DEAD/DEAH box helicase, which encodes MFSQFALHERLLKAVAELKFVEPTPVQAAAIPLALQGRDLRVTAQTGSGKTAAFVLPILNRLIGPAKVRVSIKTLILLPTRELAQQTLKEVERFSQFTFIKSGLITGGEDFKVQAAMLRKVPDILIGTPGRMIEQLNAGNLDLKEVEVLVLDEADRMLDMGFAEDVQRLVDECTNRQQTMLFSATTGGSGLREMIAKVLNNPEHLQLNAVSQLNATTRQQIITADHNQHKEQIVNWLLANETYQKAIVFTNTRAMADRIYGRLVAQEYKAFVLHGDKDQKDRKLAIDRLKQGGVKILVATDVAARGLDVDGLDLVINFDMPRSGDEYVHRIGRTGRAGNDGLAISLICHGDWNLMSSIERYLKQSFERRTIKEVKGTYGGPKKVKASGKAVGVKKKKVDAKGDKKKTGAKAPTKRKIANRPKTDALSLVSKDGMAPLKRRKPEAPAAE